The sequence TATCAACCCACTTGACAAACTCAGCTTCCAATTGCGGATCGACAGGTTCACCAATCTTGTTGTCCAACGGGCACAAACCACGCACATATTTAACGACCTTATACACAGAATCATCAGGAGAAACTGAGGATGAACCTGATTTAGATGCACCAGAAGCAAGCTCAATGAATGGGGATTTCAAAACAGCTCCTTTCTTCTGATCCCTCTTTTGAGGACGTAAAATAGGAGTCTCTTGAAAAAGAACCATTTCAAGATCAGTCTTCTCATAAGTCTCAACAGGAGCAGGGGCATTAGTTGAGGAACCAATCTAAAAAAGAGaaaggataaaaaaaaaaggttttttttaagtttcaaACAGTACAATAAAAACaccataaaaacaacaatagaataccatataaatacaaattacaaaaaaaaaaacagaaacacAAACCAAATTCTCCACAGCTTTAACAGCAGATGCAATTGTTGCATCAACATCAATGTTGTCCTCCCCACCTTGAGACTGTTCAGGCTGACaacaaaaaaaacagtaaaaaactattaaaacaaacacaaaacaCAGAAATCCACACAAAAAAgcacaaaaaaaaatgatgtccaAACAATAAATACACCTGTTTGATCTCTGCAATAGGTTCCACAGGGTCAAAATACTTGGCATCATCCACCTTGCCGGTATCATCATCCCTCGAAACAACCTCGGGAACAACAACACCCTCATCGTTACGAACATCGCCCGTGTGAGCCTCATCCTGACCAGCACCAACACCATCTCCACccagatcatcatcatcatcatcagtttCATCGTCATGATGATCATCTCCTTTGTCATCGTCGAATTTATcatcctcgtcttcctccgaagTGGAATCTTCATCATCCTCATTTTCTGAAGTACGAAGAGCATCTTCAGACTGAGATCCATTGTGAGTAAGACCACCTTGGGATGACtgagaacaaaaataaaaaattaaaaaattaattaactgtataaaacaacataaaaacactactaaaaaataacagaaaaagtaatgacaattaaaaaaaaacacctcAATAAGAATGTCCAGCTTCTTGTTCATCTCAGCAACAGATTTCATAAGAATCCCTTGCTGGCTGACAACAACAGATAAACACTTTTTAAATTCCTCAAACTCAACTCGGGAGACATTCTCATGagcagatgatgaagaagaacccATCAAGCCAGGTTGACCAGCAGGCTTGGAACCacctttaattttgaattttacagCCTCGGGAGTAGTCTCACCAGAGAAAAAATCAGTGAGGCTCAAACTCAATCTCTCAACGGAAGTTGGAGTgatgtttcttaattttaactgaaacaacaaaaacaaacaaaaaacaatatgCACATGAaactgaaattataaaataacaacaacaataaaaacataaagtataaataatgtatacaaaaacaacattaaaacaacagtggaaagataataaaaaacaaCAGGATTACCTCTTTCAAAGACCGATCGAAAATGAGGGTGTTCATGACATCCATTTTCACCATACCCTCCTTGTCCTTGGGTAATTTAGGCCAATTCAAAATCCTTGGAATGCCAACATTTGAGTACAAGGACAGTTTCCCAATAACATACGGGCAACACTCGAAAAACCAGAATTGAATAGCCAAAGGAAAACCCAATAACCTGTAATACCCACCATCCTCGTCACTACGAACTACCCTCTTATAACCAGAATCTATCTTACCCTTCAAAGAATGCATAGTGATATCAAAACAATGCTTGCCCCACCCAAATTCATTATATCGACCACTATCGACAACATCTATTTCCTCAGACGAAACAACTTTACCCGGGGGACCACCTAACAAATAACACTGCACAAAATACAATACAGCCAACTTGACTGCAAGATCGTCGTTATCCTTAAGATTGTCAGCAATAAAAGCGATCGAATAGCacccttggtaatttttttgtacCCCTTAAAACAATGTTTGACCAATTCATTATCATCTTGCTTAAACTGATAAAAATCAGAATCAACATGACAATCTAACCCCGTGACCAACGCAAACTCTTCGATACTAAACCTAAGGTATTTcccttggacacaaacccaaaactCCAACCCATTAGGCTGCTGAACCTCCCTCAACAGCAAACAATGAAGCAATTGGTAATGAATTATGTACTCTGGAATCCgaagaaaataaccaaatacagattttgaaaaaatttccaattGGTTTTcagttaaaattctcttaatgtcACCAAGTACAGAGTAATACCCAGATGTTACTACTCTAGAATGATAGAATTGAGATCGGGTGTACTTGCATTCCCAATCCTAAAAAACAGAACAATAAAAACACTGATAAAACACCATAAAACACTacgaaaataacaacaacaaaaaaataataaaaaaaacatggaACAGAATGCATAACATGACAAACCTCAACAATCCTATTAACAGGAATTTCCTCAGCCACACCTGATGATGGCAACACCTTTACAGGGGATTTACCCTTGccctaaaataaaacaaaacaacaccaacaaaacaacaaataaaaaattaacaaaaacacataaataaagCAAACAAGATatataaaacaattacaaatacataaacaaaaacaaacaaatacccAGATATATGAACTTCAAAAAtcgaatttaacaaaaaaaataaaaaacctgaaaaacaacaacagataaatagtaaaatacctTAACAGAAACAGGCGACTTAAGAAATTCAGAATCCAACTCAAAATCTGAGTCTGAATTTTCAACAACAGTTCGAGGTCTTTTTCCTCGAGTGTTCTTCGAAGGTCCAGCAatggtttttcttttaataGAAGGGGAAGTGGGGCTAGGAGGGTTCtctttcagattttttttaccCATTTTTGATTTGGGTCTGGTTTTCTGCGATTGTTTTGTGGGTTTTGTAACTTTGGCCGGAGATGGTGATGAACGAGTAACGGCcattatcaagaactatgaaggtatttatagacaaaaataataaaaatgggaGGGAAAATGAGAGGGAAGTTTAAGATAGTGGTATgggatttgaaattttttaaaatgaaaaaaccacCCACTACTACAACCGTATAACAAAACTGAAAATGGGGAAGAAGATGAACAGTTGAGGTGAGAGAGATtaccaattacaaaatttagattcgaaaataataaaaaaaataaaagaaaaatacataaatacaaTACTTTTTGATCAGAACACATAACCGTCAAatcaaacaattaaaaatatttttttttaaaaaaaaataaacgtgGAAAAACCCTATCGTGACAAGTGGCAATGATAAATCCCTTACACGGCTAAAGTTTCAAGGCAGTaaactgccaaaaaaaaaaacagtacaaaTGTTGTTTCCAGCGTGGCacagtataaatgtaataaaatgggaaaaatcagtagtgggtgtaaatttcccaaaataaaTCAGTTTTTTCTATGACGcacattaatattttatttttggttctattttgtttttttattggcTTTAAAACCAAGcaaaatttaaagaaatttttacatgaaaaatctattttacacaatttattacaaaattactcaTACACGCTTATACCTActtttttacttacaaagtttattttattacacatataccacttagtcatcattccatccatcatcaatcaaatcctactctcttccctctcttttttcattttctatcaatcaatccatcatttcactctctttttttctttttatttttaattttatttcagtttttaattttttatttttaattttatttcagtttttcattttttattttttattttttattttattttcagtttttaatttttaatttttttccataacaattcttttttttttttttaatttttaattgtaaagctagtttcttatatattgttgcttaggtctatgattgacttctatcaatcaatccatcatttcactctctttttttcttctttcctttttatttttaattttatttcagtttttaattaaatctttttaacttATTAGTTTAACTTTACAACTTCTGAAATACTTTCATGACAAAAGAGAAGACTTTGACTAGGCCATTCAACTGATATAAGCATGTACAAATAAATTCGTACAATTTTAATGTCATTTTCATTCTCGCTGGACTAGCTCAAAGCCACGTCGAAATAATtagataacaaaataaaataataagaaacaatTACCGATGATGTTCTATACTTGAAAAGAAAACGATCTAATTCATGCTTATAGTAGTATTGACGTGAGTagagttataaaattaatattagaaaagtatTAGGACAAACATGATTAAGATTTATGAGTGAAGGTGGCAAAGCTAATAAATTAGATCAACCTGGTCAgtcccatttttatatcatcaatgggtaacaatgagatttatcatggatgttgatgttcaaagagtttttcctgtattttagtttgtatacagttgttttgtagttttattatagttttgctacttgcatatgttatttcactataaaattcatatgcaactatttgcacaaaacttactatgtataactactatttcttagtccccatcaaattaaattcttgcataatatataaactatcataaaacgataatgcaactataaggcaactatttgcacttgcatacagttgttttgtagttttattatagttttgctacttgcatatgttatttcactataaaattaatatgcaactatttgcacaaaacttactatgtataactactatttcttagtccccatcaaattaaattcttgcataatatataaactatcataaaacgataatgcaactataaggcaactatttgcacttgcatacagttgttttgtagttttgttatagttttgctacttgcatatgttatttcactataaaattaatatgcaactatttgcacaaaacttactatgtataactactatttcttagtccccatcaaattaaattcttgcataatatataaactatcataaaacgataatgcaactataaggcaaccaaaacaaaaaataaatcaaaatgcaactgtatataacgtagatgtattattcatgaggtttttttttaaatttttcacatcatacattgttttggatttagtgggagctccagatctatttgttacagatctacatttcatgaatatagatttcgatattaaggggagttattttgattgaataaaatagaaaacaaatgtgtaatttcagtttcttcacagtttttctgattttttttttcgtcattttcagtttagatcattgcaggtattcttttccagttgattttgccagaattaatagttgtatttttctcgttttggtttcattttggttgttttgcggttttgaaacgagcgcgtattttcatcttcat is a genomic window of Cannabis sativa cultivar Pink pepper isolate KNU-18-1 chromosome 9, ASM2916894v1, whole genome shotgun sequence containing:
- the LOC115720283 gene encoding uncharacterized protein LOC115720283, whose protein sequence is MAVTRSSPSPAKVTKPTKQSQKTRPKSKMGKKNLKENPPSPTSPSIKRKTIAGPSKNTRGKRPRTVVENSDSDFELDSEFLKSPVSVKGKGKSPVKVLPSSGVAEEIPVNRIVEDWECKYTRSQFYHSRVVTSGYYSVLGDIKRILTENQLEIFSKSVFGYFLRIPEYIIHYQLLHCLLLREVQQPNGLEFWVCVQGKYLRFRVQKNYQGCYSIAFIADNLKDNDDLAVKLAVLYFVQCYLLGGPPGKVVSSEEIDVVDSGRYNEFGWGKHCFDITMHSLKGKIDSGYKRVVRSDEDGGYYRLLGFPLAIQFWFFECCPYVIGKLSLYSNVGIPRILNWPKLPKDKEGMVKMDVMNTLIFDRSLKELKLRNITPTSVERLSLSLTDFFSGETTPEAVKFKIKGGSKPAGQPGLMGSSSSSAHENVSRVEFEEFKKCLSVVVSQQGILMKSVAEMNKKLDILIESSQGGLTHNGSQSEDALRTSENEDDEDSTSEEDEDDKFDDDKGDDHHDDETDDDDDDLGGDGVGAGQDEAHTGDVRNDEGVVVPEVVSRDDDTGKVDDAKYFDPVEPIAEIKQPEQSQGGEDNIDVDATIASAVKAVENLIGSSTNAPAPVETYEKTDLEMVLFQETPILRPQKRDQKKGAVLKSPFIELASGASKSGSSSVSPDDSVYKVVKYVRGLCPLDNKIGEPVDPQLEAEFVKWVDTGLRKHKSNTTTNVYCKGKDTIFPPFRFGVEDISNKMWFHNLAYPNCFLTNSHIDIIFYYLRKKIMYSAKPKIKVTTTDCLFCSSITTLYEKFVEKNNDISVLSLSHNVAQYIQGGKILCATPSHLVDHVVMPINVKLQDHWICGRLNIVDRRIYLYNSLRSGRYMTAAKEACKSFSVILPYYFSMLDFKGLRIEAKFSTMEPFPIVAVDGLPEQVTV